One window from the genome of Rhodobacteraceae bacterium S2214 encodes:
- a CDS encoding TrkH family potassium uptake protein — MIDLRPVGYVIGLLVASLGVTMLGPLAIDIVDQNGEWPVFFEAAIVTILAGVLTSMACSNGTAARLSLRQTFLLTSLVWITLPVFGAIPFVLGATEANFTDAFFEAMSGLTTTGATVFTGLDGLPRGLQLWRGILQWLGGVGIIVVAMVFLPELRVGGMQIFRSEGFDTMGKILPRAGEIASSISTIYIGLTIACAFAYAASGMGRFDSVVHAMTTVSTGGMANTDASFSRFGASTHYIAIVFMLLAAVPFVRFVQLMAGSAKPLWSDPQIRGFLGVITICVLLITSWVWGRQGVLSELAFREALFNVTSIISGTGYASADYMTWGTFPVVMFFFIGLVGGCAGSTSCSVKVFRYQLLFASIKSQIRQIHSPHGVFTPRYDGKTVSEDVLNSVMAFFVAFLLLLGFIAVLLGMTGLDFITSVSGAAAAVANIGPGLGTEIGPAGNYAGINDAAKWILAIAMFVGRLEIMVVLAILTPKFWRS; from the coding sequence ATGATCGACTTACGCCCAGTTGGATATGTTATTGGCCTGCTCGTGGCTTCGCTTGGCGTGACCATGCTCGGGCCCTTGGCCATTGATATCGTGGATCAAAACGGCGAATGGCCCGTGTTCTTCGAGGCCGCGATTGTGACCATTCTTGCGGGTGTTCTGACATCAATGGCCTGTTCGAACGGGACGGCTGCGCGGTTATCTCTGCGCCAGACCTTCCTATTGACGTCACTGGTCTGGATCACGCTGCCTGTTTTCGGCGCAATTCCATTTGTACTGGGCGCGACAGAGGCGAATTTTACCGACGCGTTTTTCGAAGCAATGTCTGGCCTGACGACAACTGGTGCGACCGTGTTTACCGGCCTCGATGGGTTGCCGCGCGGATTGCAGCTTTGGCGCGGCATTCTGCAATGGCTTGGCGGCGTCGGGATTATTGTTGTGGCGATGGTGTTCCTGCCTGAACTGCGGGTTGGTGGTATGCAAATCTTCCGATCCGAAGGCTTTGATACCATGGGGAAAATCCTACCCAGAGCAGGGGAGATTGCGAGTTCCATTTCGACCATCTACATCGGCCTGACAATCGCCTGCGCGTTCGCTTATGCCGCCTCCGGCATGGGGCGTTTTGACAGTGTCGTGCATGCGATGACCACGGTTTCGACAGGTGGCATGGCCAACACCGACGCATCCTTTTCGCGGTTCGGCGCGTCGACCCATTACATCGCGATTGTCTTTATGCTGCTCGCGGCGGTGCCGTTTGTCCGCTTTGTGCAACTGATGGCGGGGTCGGCAAAACCATTGTGGTCTGACCCCCAAATCCGCGGCTTTCTTGGCGTTATCACGATCTGCGTGCTCCTGATCACGTCATGGGTCTGGGGGCGGCAAGGCGTCCTCTCGGAACTCGCCTTTCGCGAGGCGCTCTTTAACGTGACATCCATCATTTCGGGCACCGGATACGCTAGCGCGGACTACATGACGTGGGGCACATTCCCCGTCGTGATGTTCTTCTTTATCGGGCTTGTCGGGGGCTGCGCGGGATCAACATCATGTTCCGTCAAAGTCTTCCGCTATCAACTACTTTTCGCGTCGATCAAAAGCCAAATCCGGCAAATCCACTCGCCCCACGGCGTCTTCACGCCCCGCTATGACGGTAAAACTGTGTCCGAGGACGTCCTCAATTCAGTCATGGCGTTTTTCGTGGCGTTCTTGCTGTTGCTTGGCTTCATCGCCGTCCTTTTGGGCATGACGGGATTGGATTTTATTACCTCCGTTTCCGGCGCTGCTGCGGCTGTGGCCAACATTGGACCGGGGCTGGGGACGGAAATCGGACCGGCAGGCAATTACGCAGGTATCAACGACGCGGCAAAGTGGATTTTGGCCATCGCGATGTTCGTTGGCCGCCTCGAAATCATGGTGGTTCTGGCCATCCTTACCCCCAAGTTCTGGAGATCTTAA
- the folE2 gene encoding GTP cyclohydrolase FolE2 — MNIHSPDLDREPSREEAEAALALLRRWAGDVTAEEVATLDPLVSRLIPGQEVSNYPALARAYPDAFEVDDAYKASMPDLQNGPSSLIRGTKQQIQHVGISNFRLPIRFRTRDNGDLTLETSVTGTVSLDAEKKGINMSRIMRTFYKHAEETFSFDVIERALDAYKTDLESFDARIQMRLSFPMKVESLRSGLSGYQYYDIALELVEQDGVRRKIVHFDYVYSSTCPCSLELSEHARQFRGQLATPHSQRSVARISVKLEEGQSILWFEDLIDMARAAVPTETQVMVKREDEQAFAELNAANPIFVEDAARLFCEQLLKDPRIGDFRVVASHQESLHSHDAVSVLTEGETFAADSIDPKMFVTLFHVG; from the coding sequence ATGAATATTCATTCGCCAGACCTAGACCGTGAACCATCGCGCGAAGAAGCCGAGGCCGCATTGGCGTTGCTACGGCGCTGGGCAGGAGACGTCACAGCAGAAGAAGTCGCAACGTTGGACCCGCTCGTATCACGCCTGATCCCGGGGCAGGAAGTCTCAAACTATCCCGCACTAGCGCGCGCTTACCCCGACGCGTTTGAAGTCGATGACGCCTATAAGGCGAGCATGCCTGATTTGCAAAACGGCCCGTCGTCGCTGATCCGTGGCACGAAACAGCAAATCCAACACGTCGGCATTTCCAATTTCCGCTTGCCAATCCGGTTCCGCACCCGTGACAATGGCGATCTGACGCTGGAAACATCTGTGACGGGCACAGTGTCGCTTGATGCCGAAAAGAAGGGTATCAACATGTCCCGCATCATGCGGACATTCTACAAACACGCCGAAGAAACTTTTAGCTTCGACGTGATCGAACGGGCGCTGGATGCCTATAAGACCGACCTTGAAAGCTTTGATGCACGCATTCAAATGCGGCTGTCTTTCCCAATGAAAGTTGAAAGCCTGCGGTCCGGTCTGTCTGGATACCAGTACTACGACATCGCGTTGGAACTTGTGGAACAAGACGGCGTACGACGCAAAATCGTACATTTCGACTATGTCTATTCGTCTACATGCCCGTGTTCGCTTGAACTTTCCGAACATGCCCGCCAATTCCGTGGGCAATTGGCGACACCACATTCGCAGCGGTCCGTCGCGCGGATTTCGGTGAAACTGGAAGAAGGGCAAAGCATCCTTTGGTTCGAAGACCTGATCGACATGGCCCGCGCAGCTGTGCCTACGGAAACGCAAGTGATGGTCAAACGTGAAGATGAACAGGCCTTTGCCGAACTGAACGCAGCGAACCCGATCTTCGTTGAAGATGCAGCGCGGCTTTTCTGTGAACAACTACTGAAAGACCCGCGTATCGGCGATTTCCGCGTCGTGGCAAGCCATCAGGAAAGCCTGCACAGCCATGACGCGGTGTCAGTGCTGACGGAAGGCGAAACCTTCGCGGCGGATAGCATCGACCCCAAAATGTTCGTGACGTTGTTCCACGTCGGCTAG
- the metZ gene encoding O-succinylhomoserine sulfhydrylase, which translates to MSNSSNWSRRTQAVHAGTRRSQYGEVSEAIFLTQGFVYDTAEDAEQRFIQIEGDEFIYARYGNPTLAMFEDRMAALEGAEAGFACASGMAAVNGALMSLVKAGDHIVSSRALFGSCLYILEDILARFGVEITLVDGRDLDAWKAAIRPDTRMVFLESVSNPVLEVIDLKAVAGMAHAVGAMVVVDNVFATPTYSYAIEAGADLVVYSTTKHVDGQGRCLGGIILGKRDIVRGPVEAYLKHTGGAMSPFNAWVMLKSLDTMDLRIDAQCDTAEVLANGLADHPKLNKVVYPGHPSHPQYALAKRQCKRGGTVLAIEVKGGKEEAFKFLNALEIFTISNNFADSKSIVTHPATTTHQRLKPEHRSELGISDGIVRISCGLEDAGDLLADLQSALDTIA; encoded by the coding sequence ATGTCCAACTCATCAAACTGGTCCCGTCGCACACAGGCTGTCCATGCCGGTACGCGGCGCAGCCAATACGGCGAAGTGTCCGAAGCAATTTTTCTGACCCAAGGCTTTGTTTACGACACGGCAGAGGACGCCGAACAGCGCTTCATCCAGATCGAAGGCGACGAATTTATCTACGCCCGCTACGGCAACCCGACACTTGCGATGTTCGAAGACCGGATGGCAGCCCTTGAAGGCGCAGAAGCCGGTTTTGCATGCGCGTCAGGCATGGCGGCGGTCAATGGTGCGCTGATGTCGTTGGTCAAAGCGGGCGATCACATCGTGTCGTCGCGGGCTTTGTTCGGGTCCTGTTTGTATATCCTCGAAGACATCCTTGCGCGCTTTGGCGTCGAAATCACGCTGGTTGACGGGCGCGATCTGGACGCGTGGAAAGCGGCCATTCGGCCCGACACACGCATGGTTTTCCTTGAAAGCGTGTCAAACCCAGTGCTTGAGGTCATCGACCTGAAAGCGGTCGCTGGCATGGCGCATGCGGTTGGTGCAATGGTTGTGGTCGATAACGTCTTTGCGACGCCGACATATTCCTATGCGATTGAAGCTGGTGCTGATCTTGTGGTCTATTCCACCACGAAACACGTGGACGGGCAGGGGCGTTGTTTGGGTGGGATCATCCTTGGCAAACGTGACATCGTGCGTGGCCCGGTCGAAGCCTACCTAAAACACACCGGCGGTGCGATGTCGCCGTTTAACGCGTGGGTCATGCTGAAGTCATTGGACACGATGGACCTGCGCATTGATGCACAATGCGATACCGCAGAAGTGTTGGCCAACGGTCTTGCCGATCATCCCAAGCTGAACAAGGTGGTATATCCAGGGCATCCGTCGCATCCACAATATGCGCTGGCAAAACGGCAGTGCAAACGCGGTGGGACGGTTTTGGCGATCGAAGTCAAAGGCGGCAAAGAAGAGGCGTTCAAATTCCTTAACGCTCTCGAGATTTTCACGATCTCCAACAACTTTGCCGATAGTAAATCTATCGTCACCCATCCGGCCACCACGACGCACCAGCGGCTGAAACCCGAACACCGTTCTGAGCTGGGGATCAGCGATGGCATCGTGCGGATTTCCTGCGGGCTTGAAGATGCAGGCGATCTTCTCGCTGATCTACAATCGGCACTTGATACCATCGCCTAA
- a CDS encoding glutathione S-transferase N-terminal domain-containing protein — MTAPIDLYFWPTPNGWKVSIALEEMKLAYNIHLINIGAGDQFKPEFLAIAPNNRMPAIVDPDGPDGAPISIFESGAILQYLARKTGSFYGETERDRIAVDQWLMWQMGGLGPMAGQAHHFLKYAPVMDPPQDLPYAKDRYRNETGRLYGVMDRQLAKSEYLAGDFYSIADMSAWGWSSLWEGQQQTLDDKPNLKRWLDTVGARAGVVAGRALAADLRKEPKKDSGTQNALFGKRD; from the coding sequence ATGACCGCCCCCATTGATCTATATTTCTGGCCGACACCAAATGGTTGGAAGGTTTCCATTGCTCTTGAAGAGATGAAGCTGGCCTATAATATCCACCTGATCAACATCGGCGCGGGCGATCAGTTCAAACCTGAATTTCTTGCAATCGCCCCCAACAACCGAATGCCAGCAATCGTTGATCCTGACGGCCCCGATGGCGCGCCTATCAGTATCTTTGAAAGCGGCGCGATCTTGCAGTATCTCGCCCGCAAAACGGGGTCATTTTACGGTGAGACCGAACGTGACCGGATCGCCGTGGATCAATGGTTGATGTGGCAAATGGGCGGGCTGGGACCGATGGCGGGTCAGGCGCATCATTTCCTGAAATACGCGCCTGTCATGGATCCACCGCAGGACCTGCCATATGCAAAGGACCGCTACCGCAATGAAACAGGCCGCCTTTATGGTGTGATGGATCGGCAGTTGGCTAAGTCCGAATACCTTGCGGGTGATTTCTATTCCATCGCGGACATGTCGGCTTGGGGCTGGTCATCGCTTTGGGAAGGGCAACAGCAAACGCTTGATGACAAGCCAAACCTGAAGCGCTGGTTGGATACGGTTGGTGCCCGCGCAGGTGTCGTCGCTGGTCGTGCATTGGCAGCAGATTTGCGCAAGGAGCCGAAAAAGGATTCTGGCACGCAAAATGCGCTTTTTGGCAAACGCGATTAA
- a CDS encoding septation protein IspZ, with amino-acid sequence METKPINPILKQVLELGPTLVFFLIYLRIKDDTFTIAGTDYSGFIVATLIFVPVLLVAMGLLWALTKSLSRMQLFTAFMVIFFGGLTAYFNDERFFKMKTSIVYGCFAAILGIGLLRGRSYLEWVMGDFLPMKEEGWMILTKRITVMFIALAIANELIWRTQTTELWVKLETFAFPAVLFVFLWLQIIGLQRFLIDPDAKS; translated from the coding sequence ATGGAAACCAAACCAATCAACCCGATCCTAAAGCAAGTCCTCGAACTGGGGCCGACGCTTGTCTTTTTCCTGATTTATCTACGGATCAAGGACGATACCTTTACAATCGCGGGCACTGACTATTCCGGCTTTATTGTCGCGACGTTGATTTTTGTTCCTGTTCTGTTGGTCGCGATGGGGCTGCTATGGGCGCTGACAAAATCGCTCAGCCGGATGCAATTGTTTACCGCATTCATGGTGATCTTCTTTGGCGGGCTGACCGCCTATTTCAACGATGAACGGTTTTTCAAAATGAAAACCTCTATCGTTTACGGGTGTTTTGCCGCCATTCTCGGCATCGGCCTGTTGCGCGGGCGAAGCTATCTTGAATGGGTCATGGGGGATTTTCTGCCCATGAAAGAAGAAGGATGGATGATCCTGACAAAACGGATCACCGTGATGTTCATCGCATTGGCGATCGCGAACGAACTGATCTGGCGGACACAAACGACCGAACTTTGGGTCAAGCTTGAAACCTTCGCGTTCCCCGCCGTTCTATTCGTTTTCCTATGGCTTCAAATCATCGGTCTCCAGCGTTTCTTGATCGATCCCGACGCGAAATCCTGA
- a CDS encoding DMT family transporter yields MSEWLVSIAGTPEGARLATFLALFSALAHAVFGALQKGRHDPWLTRGAVDFWLAVLSAPIALFLVPWPNQTTAILLVGVIIVHFAYKVTMALAYERAAYTVVYPVVRGTGPLVTVIAATLFFNEHFSAVQWLGVACLSGGILLLALRNLSEETLDPHTLKVGLGWAIAGGILVAIYTTYDAYGIRQTPDPFTFLAWFFFVTAFDMPLIAVWRYRRMSQPPDLGPLLQRGLIGAVIAWLSFGGVMLATRLDKVGEAAVLRETSTVFAALIGWFILGEKVGPRRLFLMCLIGLGAVIVELGG; encoded by the coding sequence ATGAGCGAATGGCTTGTTTCCATCGCCGGCACACCCGAAGGTGCGCGGCTTGCGACGTTCCTCGCATTGTTTTCCGCGCTCGCGCATGCCGTTTTTGGGGCGTTGCAAAAGGGGCGGCACGATCCTTGGCTGACGCGCGGCGCGGTTGATTTTTGGTTGGCAGTCTTATCCGCGCCCATCGCATTGTTTCTGGTGCCATGGCCCAATCAGACCACTGCCATCCTGTTGGTGGGCGTCATCATCGTTCATTTCGCCTATAAAGTGACGATGGCGCTGGCCTATGAACGGGCCGCCTATACTGTGGTCTATCCGGTCGTACGGGGGACCGGGCCATTGGTCACCGTGATTGCGGCGACATTGTTTTTTAACGAACATTTCTCGGCTGTGCAGTGGCTTGGCGTCGCCTGTTTGTCCGGTGGTATCCTCCTGCTGGCGCTCAGAAATCTGTCGGAAGAAACGCTCGATCCGCACACCTTGAAGGTCGGTTTGGGGTGGGCAATCGCAGGGGGTATCCTCGTTGCAATCTACACGACATATGACGCCTATGGCATTCGCCAAACGCCTGATCCTTTTACATTTTTGGCGTGGTTCTTTTTTGTGACCGCGTTCGACATGCCGCTTATCGCCGTGTGGCGCTACCGCCGGATGTCGCAGCCGCCTGACCTTGGGCCGCTGTTGCAGCGCGGTTTGATCGGTGCGGTGATTGCCTGGCTGAGTTTTGGCGGCGTCATGCTTGCAACACGTCTCGATAAAGTTGGTGAGGCGGCTGTCCTGCGCGAAACGTCGACAGTTTTTGCAGCCCTCATCGGCTGGTTCATCTTGGGCGAAAAGGTAGGGCCACGCCGACTGTTTTTGATGTGTCTGATCGGCTTGGGTGCCGTGATCGTTGAACTTGGCGGGTAA
- a CDS encoding alkane 1-monooxygenase: MAFFVLTTCLPAFLIAISAVFAGPWPVMAVLSLTLMVAGLDHLVGRVAAPLPEDENQTADRLSACLAVIHLGLVPLVVWALAGDLLTTIDKICLFVASGIFFGQVSNANAHELIHRREQHLFGLGVWTYISLLFGHHVSAHLLIHHRFIGTRDDPSTSRLGESYYRYLGRAYAGAVTAGYMAEARRLKHVQRSFLETPFVTYTLGAFIFLVGAYAVGSITGLVWYVGLTVFAQQQLLLCDYVQHYGLLRHRDSAGRLEPIGDRHSWNAPHWFASGMMQYAPRYADHHAHPYRPYPMLAMPADGPILPRSLPVMAVLALFPPFWRQVMDPRVQHWKDTPTP; the protein is encoded by the coding sequence ATGGCCTTTTTTGTACTTACGACATGCCTTCCCGCGTTCTTGATCGCCATCTCGGCGGTATTTGCTGGCCCTTGGCCGGTCATGGCGGTCCTGTCTTTGACCTTGATGGTGGCGGGACTGGATCATCTTGTCGGGCGGGTGGCAGCACCATTGCCCGAGGATGAAAATCAGACAGCAGACCGGTTGTCGGCCTGCCTTGCCGTTATCCACCTAGGGCTCGTGCCGCTTGTCGTCTGGGCGCTTGCTGGGGATTTGCTGACGACTATCGACAAAATCTGTCTGTTTGTCGCTAGCGGCATTTTCTTTGGTCAGGTCAGCAATGCCAATGCGCATGAACTGATCCATCGACGCGAACAACACCTGTTCGGGCTTGGGGTGTGGACCTACATTTCGTTGCTTTTCGGTCATCACGTTTCCGCACATCTTTTGATCCATCACCGATTTATCGGGACGCGGGATGACCCCAGTACATCGCGTCTGGGGGAAAGCTACTATCGGTATTTGGGTCGTGCCTACGCTGGCGCAGTCACCGCAGGTTATATGGCCGAGGCGCGTAGGCTCAAGCATGTCCAAAGATCTTTCCTCGAAACGCCGTTTGTAACCTATACCCTTGGTGCGTTTATATTTTTGGTGGGGGCATATGCGGTCGGTAGCATCACAGGGCTTGTCTGGTACGTGGGGTTAACGGTGTTCGCACAACAACAATTGTTACTGTGCGATTACGTCCAGCATTACGGTTTGCTGCGGCACCGCGACAGCGCGGGTCGGCTGGAACCGATTGGGGATCGGCACAGTTGGAATGCGCCACATTGGTTTGCGTCAGGGATGATGCAGTACGCGCCGCGCTATGCGGACCATCACGCACATCCCTATCGGCCCTATCCCATGCTGGCGATGCCTGCAGATGGGCCAATTCTGCCTAGATCGTTGCCCGTGATGGCCGTTCTGGCGCTGTTCCCGCCATTTTGGCGTCAGGTGATGGATCCCCGCGTACAGCACTGGAAAGATACGCCGACGCCGTGA
- a CDS encoding NAD(P)H-dependent oxidoreductase subunit E yields MALDDKKGVWKSGKGKGRHTPKGRQLDDQAWEEVRALLGDRPRRSDLLIEFLHLIQDAYRCLSAAHLRALAEELRMSQAEVYEVATFYAHFDVVKEGEAVPPALTIRVCDSLSCELAGAAALQKALEDGLDANDVRVLRAPCMGRCDTAPVLEIGHNHIDHATLEKVEAAITNDDTHAHIPDYETYASYAASGGYTELTKLRDAGNWEAVQDQILESGLRGLGGAGFPSGKKWGFVRANEGTRYLAVNGDEGEPGTFKDRYYLERTPHLFLEGMLIAAWAVEAETCFIYMRDEYPAVLEILRREIKALEDSGVVAKGYIDLRRGAGAYICGEESAMIESIEGKRGIPRHRPPFVAQVGIFNKPTLVHNVETLLWVARVVREGPECLNATELNGRKGLRSYSVSGRVKNPGVHVLPAGSTITDIIAAAGGMMDGHTFKAYQPGGPSSGLLPASMHDVPLDFDTLQPYGTFIGSAAVVVLSDKDKARDAALNMLRFFEDESCGQCTPCRVGCEKAVKLMQADTWDQPLLDDLCTAMTDASICGLGQAAPNPIKMVMKHFPDEV; encoded by the coding sequence ATGGCGCTGGACGACAAAAAGGGCGTTTGGAAATCAGGCAAAGGCAAAGGGCGGCACACGCCCAAAGGCAGGCAGCTCGACGATCAGGCGTGGGAAGAGGTTCGCGCGCTGCTCGGTGATCGTCCGCGTCGATCCGATTTGTTAATTGAATTCTTACACTTGATCCAAGATGCCTACCGGTGCCTTTCGGCTGCACACCTGCGCGCATTGGCTGAAGAACTGCGGATGTCGCAGGCGGAAGTTTACGAAGTTGCAACTTTCTATGCTCATTTCGATGTCGTGAAAGAAGGCGAAGCCGTCCCCCCCGCACTAACGATCCGCGTCTGCGATTCCTTGTCTTGTGAACTGGCCGGTGCCGCTGCTTTGCAGAAAGCGCTTGAAGATGGCTTGGACGCAAATGACGTCCGCGTTCTGCGCGCGCCCTGCATGGGACGTTGCGACACCGCGCCTGTGCTTGAAATTGGTCATAATCACATCGACCATGCGACTTTGGAAAAGGTCGAAGCCGCGATCACAAATGACGATACGCACGCGCATATTCCGGATTATGAAACCTACGCGTCCTACGCTGCATCAGGCGGTTACACCGAACTGACAAAGCTGCGCGACGCCGGTAACTGGGAAGCCGTCCAAGATCAGATCCTTGAAAGCGGTCTGCGCGGGCTTGGCGGGGCGGGCTTTCCGTCCGGTAAAAAGTGGGGCTTTGTGCGCGCCAATGAAGGCACTCGTTACCTTGCCGTGAATGGCGACGAAGGCGAGCCGGGCACCTTCAAAGATCGCTACTATCTTGAGCGCACACCGCATCTTTTCCTTGAAGGTATGTTGATTGCCGCTTGGGCGGTCGAAGCTGAAACCTGCTTTATCTATATGCGGGACGAATATCCGGCTGTGCTGGAAATCTTGCGCCGTGAGATCAAAGCGTTGGAAGATTCGGGCGTTGTCGCAAAAGGCTATATTGATCTGCGTCGCGGTGCCGGTGCTTACATCTGCGGCGAAGAATCCGCGATGATTGAAAGCATCGAAGGCAAACGCGGCATTCCGCGCCATCGCCCACCTTTTGTGGCGCAGGTCGGTATCTTCAATAAACCGACGTTGGTTCATAACGTCGAAACCCTGCTTTGGGTCGCGCGTGTGGTCCGTGAGGGCCCAGAATGTCTGAACGCGACAGAATTGAACGGTCGCAAAGGGTTGCGGTCCTATTCGGTTTCGGGTCGCGTGAAAAATCCGGGCGTGCATGTGTTGCCCGCAGGATCAACCATCACCGACATTATCGCGGCGGCAGGCGGGATGATGGATGGTCATACGTTCAAAGCCTATCAGCCCGGCGGCCCGTCTTCCGGCCTGTTGCCTGCATCCATGCATGACGTGCCGTTGGATTTCGACACGCTGCAACCTTATGGCACCTTCATCGGGTCAGCCGCAGTCGTTGTTTTGTCGGACAAGGACAAGGCGCGCGATGCGGCGCTGAATATGTTGCGGTTCTTTGAAGACGAAAGCTGTGGCCAATGCACGCCGTGCCGCGTCGGTTGTGAAAAGGCCGTAAAGCTGATGCAGGCGGACACGTGGGATCAGCCATTGCTGGACGATCTGTGTACCGCGATGACGGACGCAAGTATCTGTGGCCTCGGTCAAGCCGCGCCAAATCCGATCAAAATGGTGATGAAACACTTCCCAGACGAGGTGTAA
- the ftsY gene encoding signal recognition particle-docking protein FtsY: protein MAFFKKLKDRMFKSSAKIDQGLDAIVSDGGEQEIVTPEDVVQAPTETPEPVVEATPEPAVEPVVKPEAEAEAEAEAEAEAEAEAEAEAEAEAEAEAESITPSPAPQAPAPSITLSTEISPVAPLLEETVTDVPEKKSGLLGRLFGGAEKKTVVRRTLDDDMLEQLEELLISADMGVDTALRVTANMAEGRIGKKLSVDEIKALMASEVSRIMEPVARPMPLYTHKPQVVLVVGVNGSGKTTTIGKLASQFKAAGKSVVIAAGDTFRAAAVEQLQVWGDRAGVPVLTAPEGSDPASLAFDAMTKAEADGADLLMIDTAGRLQNRSDLMEELSKIVRVIRKKDPDAPHNTLLVLDATTGQNAVQQVKVFQDLADVSGLVMTKLDGTAKGGVLVALADQFGLPIHAIGVGEQIDDLAPFDPDDFANALVGIETA, encoded by the coding sequence ATGGCGTTCTTCAAAAAGCTCAAAGACCGGATGTTCAAGTCGTCCGCAAAGATTGACCAAGGTCTGGATGCCATTGTCAGTGATGGTGGCGAACAAGAAATAGTCACGCCCGAAGATGTGGTACAAGCGCCAACTGAAACGCCAGAACCCGTGGTTGAAGCGACTCCAGAACCCGCGGTCGAACCAGTTGTAAAGCCTGAGGCTGAGGCTGAGGCTGAGGCTGAGGCTGAGGCTGAGGCTGAGGCTGAGGCTGAGGCTGAGGCTGAGGCTGAGGCTGAGGCTGAGGCTGAGAGCATCACGCCTTCTCCGGCTCCACAAGCCCCTGCGCCATCAATTACCCTGTCGACGGAAATCTCGCCAGTAGCACCGTTGCTGGAAGAAACTGTCACGGATGTCCCTGAAAAGAAATCCGGTCTTTTGGGACGGCTTTTTGGCGGGGCTGAAAAGAAAACCGTTGTCCGGCGCACGCTCGACGATGACATGCTCGAACAGCTCGAAGAACTGCTGATCAGTGCGGACATGGGGGTCGATACGGCCCTGCGAGTAACCGCAAATATGGCCGAAGGGCGGATCGGTAAGAAGCTTTCCGTCGATGAAATCAAGGCGCTCATGGCGTCCGAAGTCAGCCGGATCATGGAACCTGTCGCCCGCCCAATGCCGCTTTACACCCATAAGCCACAGGTGGTTCTGGTCGTTGGCGTGAACGGGTCAGGCAAGACAACGACAATCGGCAAACTGGCTAGTCAATTTAAGGCGGCAGGCAAATCGGTGGTCATCGCAGCGGGCGACACGTTCCGTGCGGCCGCAGTCGAACAATTGCAGGTCTGGGGCGATCGCGCGGGCGTGCCTGTGCTGACCGCACCTGAAGGATCCGATCCGGCTAGCCTCGCGTTTGATGCAATGACAAAGGCGGAAGCCGATGGCGCTGACCTGCTGATGATCGACACGGCAGGACGTCTGCAAAACCGCAGCGACCTGATGGAAGAACTGTCAAAAATCGTCCGCGTCATTCGCAAAAAAGACCCCGATGCGCCGCACAACACGCTGCTCGTCCTTGATGCGACGACAGGTCAGAACGCAGTCCAACAGGTCAAGGTTTTCCAAGACCTCGCCGATGTGTCCGGACTTGTCATGACGAAACTCGACGGGACAGCAAAGGGCGGTGTTCTAGTGGCACTTGCCGACCAATTTGGTCTGCCAATTCATGCCATCGGCGTTGGTGAACAGATCGACGATCTGGCCCCGTTCGACCCCGACGATTTTGCAAATGCGCTTGTCGGCATCGAAACCGCTTAA
- a CDS encoding riboflavin synthase: MFTGIITDIGQVLEVEQRGDLRARIGTAYDINGIDIGASIACDGVCLTVIALGRDPQNWFDVEISAESVAATNIGRKTWSKGHRLNLERALKVGDELGGHIVSGHVDGVAEVVAMHDEGDSTRVQFRAPEDLARFIAPKGSVTLNGASLTVNEVDGAVFGVNFIPHTKVATTWGDVAVGDAINLEVDTMARYVARLQEYA; this comes from the coding sequence ATGTTTACTGGCATCATTACGGATATTGGTCAGGTCTTAGAGGTTGAACAACGCGGCGACCTGCGGGCGCGGATTGGCACCGCTTACGATATCAACGGGATCGACATCGGGGCGTCGATTGCCTGCGACGGGGTATGCCTGACAGTTATCGCGCTGGGCCGCGATCCGCAAAACTGGTTCGATGTTGAAATTTCAGCTGAAAGCGTGGCCGCGACGAATATCGGCCGCAAAACGTGGTCCAAAGGGCATCGCCTGAATCTGGAACGGGCGTTAAAGGTCGGGGACGAACTGGGCGGACATATCGTGTCGGGACACGTGGATGGCGTGGCCGAAGTTGTCGCAATGCATGACGAAGGCGACAGCACACGGGTCCAGTTCCGCGCACCTGAAGACCTCGCGCGGTTCATTGCGCCAAAAGGTTCGGTCACATTAAATGGTGCGTCATTGACTGTGAACGAAGTCGACGGGGCGGTGTTCGGCGTTAATTTCATTCCGCACACAAAGGTCGCGACGACATGGGGCGATGTGGCAGTGGGCGATGCGATTAATCTCGAAGTCGATACCATGGCCCGCTATGTCGCGCGGCTGCAAGAATACGCATGA